The genomic DNA TCAAACAACCGGACGACGCGTTACGGTATTGCCACCCATTGCCGGGAATTCTCCGACGTTCACAGTTTGATTGATAACGCCAGAAGGGAATACGTTGCGCTCGTTGCTCACTCACCTCGGGGCACTCACCTCGGCGTCGGAGTTCGTCCATCAATCCGCAACCAGCGATGTGACCTTGTGACGTTAGAATCACTTCCCGAAcgtcctgtgtgtgtgccctgCCAACCCTGGATTAGTTTATTCACATCTGCGATCGTCTATTCTCGTACAATCACAATCACAATggactttttttatttttgctgttGCCGTGAAACATCAAACACCAATTATCAGTATTTACAGCGACGTAATTGCTGAAGAATGTCCAGCGAACCGCCGTAATCCGGTCAGCAGGGAAAACATTATCCGTGAACTTTAGCTCGTGCGTCATCTTCACCGTTGGCGCCACGGTGTCTTCCAGCGTTGGGGTAGTTGAATCCACGCTATCCACTGTTTCTCGACGGGAGTTCATTTGATTTGATCTAACCCCATGGCGATGAATTGGATGCACtgtcgtttgtgtgtgtgtgtgtgtgtgtgggattaTGCTAGTCACATCATCGATCGATGCACCGATTCCATTACGATGGGGAGGGTGGGGTTTAAATGGCTGATGAAACTCATCCCGTGGCTTGCATCAGGGCCGATTGCAGCCGCAACTATCGCCGCACGGGACCCGCTGAAGAGGGCGAAGAAGGAACCTGAGCGATTGTCAATGTCGCCTGCGGTCATCAACTGCCGGAGCTGGAATGGGATCGGTTGCGGTTTCCAATGTTTTCCTAACGTTTGCTGTTTACTTGCTGGGCGTATTTTCCAACCGTGTGCCACCCAGACACGAAAAGGTAAATAATTGGAAGTGATTGCAAAAATTGACAACTACGACAACTAGCCTTTAATGATGTCTGGAGTTATTTGATTTACCCCTTGCGCTAATGTGGCCCACCACTTCTCCACCGATAAACGGTTCGATGGAAATGTACGTCATCGCGTCCGCACCAAGTACCGCAATTGGATACGTTATGATTataaaaattcattcattaCCAGGCTAGAGTCGATTTATTGCCATCCCCCTGTGACACGATTAACGGTCACGGAACTAAGGTCTATTGCATCACCGCCAGTTACTCGAATCGGAAACTGCATCGAGCGCATATGCATGTGCACGACACTAACGGGATTTACATTGTTTGATGGATTCTTGAATGAGTGAAGATAATAAGCATCTGTCTTTAGACTACCTTTGGCAGATATGATAGAGTCATTTGTACTATGGTCTTTGCATGAAATCGATCTTCGTCTACTAGAACGCGATGTCATGGTTGACGCGCTCGGTACTCTTCATATCGAGAACACTTTTAGCCTCGGGTGGGCCACACTATTGCGCAAAACCGCGGTGGTGATGCTTATTAGCGGTTATTATCCCGACATTGACCGTTGGTTGATCGAATGCTCAAGATCAGTGTGGTGACGGTTGCCGTGAGCACTGAGGTTTTCACTTTCATCCTTGCCCGGACAGCAACGGTAAGGTGCTACGACGGCTTACGGTGCCATTAAATCTGCAGCCACCTCCGCCCCTCCGGCTGGGCCCTGGTGTCTAGTGTCGGCCGGACAGCATGCTTATCAGCTTACCGTATCGCTGTGGTTCTGCTGGGGGTTAGATAGATGCACACAGCCGCCGCCGTCCTGTCGGTTGGTCTTCTATGTCAACAGAGAAAAGCGAAAActaagcagcaccagcagtaacCAGAACATAATTATCAGCTGTAATTGTGGTGCAAATTACGCATCAAATTAGCGTTGCTACTTTGCAAGCAAACCAGCGTTAAACACATAAACCGTTGATGAACAAGCTGACGACAACACAGGGCACGACTACATTCTATGTACAGTGGTCTGCCCGTTTGCGATAGAAAGGGAATGTACCGAAACGGGTTTACCGCGAAACGTTTACCATAGCGGATGATCGTTGAGCAAAATGGTCGTTGTCGACGAAGATAATAAGATACTTTGAGCACAAAAATTATCCCCAAAATGTGctgtgttcctttttttagGAACTCAATCACGTGGaatttaaaaacgattatgaaattttaaaaatttgctGGTGAAAAGTTTCACTGAGTTTCGtcgatgaaatatttcgtgtGGTTGTTTCAAACTTTCCCAGATCCCATCATTGGAATTTGAAGAATGCTACCTGATTAGCTGAAGATTGTGATGTAGCTTGTGCAACACCCGACACCACAGAGTTTTAGGATTTCCGGAGCTATTTAACTACTTaccaaaattgaaaaaaatggtggaacAATACGGTTTGACTATTCTActtgaataaaacaaaccgtttgaaatattgttttctctttttataGAAGTTTTGGATCCCTAGACTTTGTTCTAATTCTAAAATTCACaatcaaaacaagaaaaaactcCAAAGACatgacaaaaatatttaagtgTTCGATCAACTGTTTGTATTTTCAACGATGCTCTATTCATTGAAGCGTTTTCAATCATCATTCTCTATGCGCCAAAAACTATGCAAGCCGCATTACACCAAGCTCGATTTTCGACATAATCGTCGGGAGAGCGCACAATACGCTCATAAGCTTTCAACCAGTGCTTTTACCAGAAACACTGACGAGCTGCCATTTAGCGTGACCGGTCGGAATGACCACAGTGCGCAGTCGATTACAAACAATACGCAGAAAAGGATAACAACAGACATTCGACAATAACACAGTATTCACGCAATTCCTGCTTCATTCCTGCTTCAAACATTAATTATTTAGAGAGAGAGTTGCTGATTTGTGCTATAAAACTATATTCCAAAGAATCAAAATTTACCAAAACAGGacaagaagacgaagaagaaagaataCAAAAAACCGCAGCTGCATCGAAACATAGCAAAGTTGTGCACAACGCTGAAGAATCTGTATACGGTCCGGAAATAAAATTACACCCGTCCACCAACACACTACAGCTGTCGTCACATCGCTCCCAGCAGGAAGAGCAGGCTGGAAATATAAGCGATCTGCACCGAAATAGAGCACGTAAGCGTAAACGATCGTGTTAATGCAGTATTCGTCGCTGCTGGTACTGGCGCAAGCGTTCCATTACCACGCCGACTGCGATCGTGAGCAGTTCACGCGGTAGCTGCGTATTTCCACTGTGTCGGATTGCTGCACACATGTGTTTTATCCATCGTCCACTGTTGCTGACCGTCGTGAGTGTTGAGTGAAAAAGGTGGAAATTCTCCATCCGTACAGCAGGAAGCCGAGAGCGAGTGCTGAAAGAATCGAACGGATAAGGATATCCGCACCAGAGCGTGCGGCGGTGCCACAGGATGGCGCCTTCGTTCACCAAATATTGGTGGGCAGTTCTGGTAATCCTGTCGCTGGACTGGCTATCATCTTCTGCAGCCGATAATGGTAAGTTGCTTTGTCGCTTTAtttggtgtgatttttttagTACACGAGCTAGACGGGAATTGTGTCCGCGTCGTCGCGGGTCAACTGATAAGCGCGGCAACAAAGTCAGAAAGGTTGCCGCTTGCCTGTACAATCTCTCCAGTAAGGTTCGTCGTGCGATCGTTCGCTTCCGGGGACCGACAACCGGCTGCTGCGTGTGTCGATGATGCaagataatttatttaagaAACGGAACGACCACAAGCGCACATGCTAGAGGAAGTTTAAGATGTTCTGCTCCTTCGCCCTGCTATCCCACCCCACCAATGTGACTGTCAGCCAGTCACGTAGCCTTTCCACGGCTCATGCTGTGACCCCACTGCGGGTGAGATCATTTAGTGAGCAACGCCTACTACCACCGTCGAATGTGTTAAACAAAGCAGATGATCGTCGGCGCATTTTCATTTGCCGCCGGGTGATGAAGGCACGCCGTACGTCCCCGCGTTCATTCCATCCGCTTCTCCACGATCGGCATAAACTAAATTACAGATGTGTGCACCAGCCACCAGAGGATACGATGCAACAGACAATGTTTATGCCGTAATGGAAAAACCGGCACATGAAGCGTAACCAGCCGCCTCGCATTGCTTTCATTAGCTGCGTGTCTGGTGAGGGAATTGAGGAATATGTATCCAGTGCCTTCTGAATTCCTGCTTCAATCTGAAGTACGTCTTGCCGACGTTGATGTCGTGGCAATGCTTTGGGTTCATATTTCAAACCGCACTCGTAAGCAATTTTATCGCATGTAATTGCTTTTGAAGGAATGAGGAACAACAGTACAATAAGTAGTCTTTTTtcacattatttttattgaatctAACGCATAAAAGAAAACAGCTGGTGCTATTGAAATAGAGCAATTTGCAATAAGTTtatgatgatttattttcatttgcatCGTACTCTTTTGATTGCTTGATTGCCTTTTGATTATACCCTCGATTTTTAGGCGAGATTAAGGTATATTAGGTGCGCAACTAAGTAATGACTCGTTTTTTTGGAAgctgtaaaatattttatagttGTTTATAGTTGTAGGCTAGGCCTTTTTGGAAGCTCATAAAATTTGGAATCTTTTGCTAAAAAGGGGTTTCCGATTTGTAGAACTATGGAACAATCAGACCATGTGTTATCGAACTGTGCAGCTGCTCATCAAATGCTGCAAATGTCTGAGCGGCTGTACTGCACTTTTAGCATAAAATGATTATCCAGTTACGTATATAATCAAGGCAAGGAAGCCATAgcaaagaatttaaatttatcattttaacTATGTATGGTAACTATACAAATTCGACAGTAAGACAATGTGGAGCCAATCATTGTTGCGTTCTGTCTTGGTTTTCTGCTCGATGTCGTGTGGTTCAACCGAGTTCGATCCTAGTTCGCCAATTATAGTATTCTTCTATTGCAACAACTCAAAGTTAAGGAAGGAATGGCAGAACATGAGGATCACTTACCGTTTTGTATGGTTTATGGATAAAAGTCGTCGTCCAGCACTAACTTCTTCTAGTGCTTCTCCTTCTGCTACAAAgctaataaactcactccacTCCAATTCCAGCAACTTCCAAAGAACCGATCATTTTCACCGTGGCGAGCAACGCAACGGAGGGCTATGTGCGCTATCTCCGATCGGCGAAACACTACGGCCTCACCGTGACGACACTCGGCATGGGCAAACCGTGGCTCGGCGGGAACATGAAATCGGTCGGTGGAGGGTACAAGATTAATTTACTCCGCGAAGCGCTCAAACCGTACCGCGCGGAGAAAGATCGCCTGGTGCTGTTTACCGACAGCTACGACGTGCTGTTCCTGGCACCGTGGGCCAAGATCCAGGAAAAGTTTGCCACCTTCGATGCGTCGATCGTGTTCGGAGCGGAGGGATTTTGCTGGCCGGATGAATCGCTGAAAAGTGCCTATCCTTCGCTTGAAGGGCGTGGAATGCGGTTTTTGAATTCGGGTCTGTTTATGGGGTACGCGGACAAGCTGTACAAGCTGCTGAAGACACCGTCAAAGGACACGGAAGACGATCAACTGTACTACACAAAGGCGTACCTGGACGAGGAGCTGCGCCAGGAGCTTAACATTAAGCTCGATCATACGGCCACCTTGTTCCAGAACCTGAATGGTGTGGAAGAGCAGGTTGTGCTGTCGCTTGAGCCGACGGAGAAGGAAGCTACGCTGACAAACTCCGAGTACAACACAAAACCAGCGATCGTACACGGTAACGGGCCTAGCAAGTTGACGCTCAACAGTTACGCCAACTATCTTGCCGGAGCGTTTGTTGATGGTGAGTGCCAAACGGTGCAAGAAGATCGAGTAACGCTCGAGAAAGATGGCCCGCTGCCGCTCGTAACGATGGCACTGTACGTGGAGAAACCGACGCCCTTCCTGGAGGAATGGTTCGGAACGATTGCGAAACTCAACTATCCGGCCGATCGGTTGGATGTGCTGGTACACTCGAACGTAGCGTACCATGCGGCGACCGTAAAAGCATTCGTCGATCGACACGAGGGACACTATCGGTCGCTGAAGGTGATCGAGCACGATGCAGACTTTACGGAAACGGCCGCCCGGAACTTTGCCGCGAAGCACTGTGAGCAGCGCGGATGTGACTATCTGTTCGTCGTCGATTCGGAAGGACATTTGGATGATGCGAATGTGCTGCGATCGCTGATAGAGGCGAATCGGAACGTGATCGCACCGGTTCTGACACGTCCGGAGAAAGTGTGGAGCAACTTCTGGGGAGCTCTCAGTGGGCAAGGGTTCTATGCCCGCTCGAACGATTACATGGACATTGTGAGCCGCAAACTGCTCGGGCTGTGGAATGTTCCGTTCATCTCGATCGTGTACTTGGTGAAGCGTGCCATACTGCCCGATTTGAGCTACGAGCTGCAGGAAACCGATCCGGACATGGCCATGTGTTGGCACTTCCGCTCGAAGGGCATTTTTATGCACGTGATCAATACGGAGCAGTATGGGCATCTGATCGATACGGAGTATTTCGACATGACGCGCACCCATCCGGACTTTTACCAGCTGTTTAACAACCGCCACGATTGGGAGCAACGGTATCTGGCGCCGGCGTACAAGCAGCAGCTCGAGGACACCTTCGTACCACAGCAACCGTGTCCGGATGTTTATTGGTTTGCGCTCGGGTCGGACCGCTTTTGCGATGAGTTGCGCGATATCGTAGAAGCCTTCGGCGAGTGGTCGGACGGATCGCATACGGACAAGCGTTTGCAGGGCGGCTATGAGGCCGTGCCGACGCGTGACATCCACATGAACCAGGTGGGATTGGAGCAGCTGTGGTTGAAGCTGCTGCAGCTGTACGTGCGTCCGCTGCAGGAGAAGGTTTTCGTCGGCTACTTCCACGATGTAAGTGGCCTCAAGAAGAAGGTCGATTTTGGACGATTTAATGGAAAAtggccctttttttctatcgCTCTCTGTTTTGCAGCCACCACGCTCGCTGATGAACTTTGTCGTCCGCTATCGGCCGGATGAGCAACCATCTCTGCGTCCCCATCACGATTCGTCCACGTACACGATAAACGTCGCCCTCAACACGGTTGGCGTTGATTACGAGGGCGGTGGCTGTCGATTCCTGCGCTACAACTGCTCCGTCACCGATACGCGCAAGGGCTGGATGTTGATGCATCCGGGCCGGTTGACCCACTTCCACGAGGGTCTGGTGACGACGAAGGGAACCCGCTACATTATGATTTCGTTCGTCGATCCGTAGAAAGGGATGGGAAGACTGAACGGAACCGGTATGCGCACGACTGCCTTCTTCCTACGTCTGACTCAACTGCAACGCGCACGGAGCCCCGTTTCTTCCATTATAATCTCCTCTTCTATGTGTACTAGAGTCGGTAAGATTGTGTTCATTCTAGGTTTTCATTCTAGCGGGCAAGGGATTCTGCTGTGCCATTAGTGTGTACTGTCGCGCCCGTATGCTCCGGGGTTCGCATACGCATCGAACGtagattttttaataataaaacaaaacgaacaaaatcCAACTAACATACCTTAACGCGGAGTGTGTGTTTCCCTTTGCCCAATTATGCTGTGTGCTTTATGGAAATCAATTTTCCCTATTGATTCTTTGCGCTTTGCTGAAAGAAAGAGCCAGCCGAGCCCCATCACATCATCAGCCTCGAGGTTGCGTAATGTTCCCTCGGGAGGAATCGCACACGGCGCTGCCGCCTGATACGGGTGGGCCAACCTCCAAACACGTGTCCCGCTGTAGGTTGCACTTGCTCAATTTAGAATTCTTGAGCGGTGAGCAtgcaagataaaaaaaactcaggcTTCTATCGAATAAATGTGCCAAACATGTGTTGCTGGTGGTCAAAAACACACTCGGCCCGGTTGAGGGTGAAGCCCAGTAACTGCACGCTTTACACTTATTTACCCACCAACCGAAGGCTGAGCTTTGGAGGACACATTGGGCCGTTGGAAGTAGCATGACAATAATCCTCCACCGAGCAGCACAGCGCGGACAGTTCGCGGCGTGGCATAGTACCGCCgggggtgctgctgctggacgcaGGAAATTTAATTAGTGTATAGTCGCCGAGATACACCGACCACTGGGGACGGACCGTTTATTGGAAGGTCTCGTCTGACCGGGGcagttagttcttctcggtaCAGCGCTGCAAGTAGCAGGAACTCTCGCGAGTACTAACGGTGTGCAGTCGACTCGGGAACCTTACCCTTCTGCAAATTGCTAATTGCAACCCGTGATCAGTGACAATTGGTGCGCTCGTGTGCTAGCAGGTGTCGGTGGTcggttgattgattttcaatTGTGAGGAATTTCGTGTCGTGTCCCGTGTCGCTCCGCCACCGCAGTAGTACATCATGCCACCGAAAGACGATCCCGAGGTAGCGGCGTTGAAGAAGGAGATCAATGATATGATCGCCAAATTTCAGGTACGAAAAGGGTGTACTCCGGACGCCTAAATGTGTCGATTTAATCGATTAAGTTAGCGAGGGATGATTCAATTAGTTGGCCGAGTTCTGCAACAGTGCAACAAAACACCCGCAGTCAATCCAATTAGTGGACCCGAGGACCTGCGCGAGTCCTCACATCTCCACTGTGTGTACCTCGCTGATGGGTTTTCGTTCCGACTTTCGCAGGAGGACCAGAAAAAGAATGCCGATTGCACATTGTTCGAAAAGTGTGGCGACCTTGGCGACGTTCCGAAGGTGCGCATCTCGACGAAAAAGTTCCTCAAGGGCCACATCAACAAGGTGAACTCGGTGCACTACGCGGGTGATTCGCGACACTGCGTTACCGGGTCGCTGGACGGTAAGCTGATCATCTGGGACACGTGGACGGGCAACAAGG from Anopheles stephensi strain Indian chromosome 2, UCI_ANSTEP_V1.0, whole genome shotgun sequence includes the following:
- the LOC118505180 gene encoding procollagen-lysine,2-oxoglutarate 5-dioxygenase, with amino-acid sequence MAPSFTKYWWAVLVILSLDWLSSSAADNATSKEPIIFTVASNATEGYVRYLRSAKHYGLTVTTLGMGKPWLGGNMKSVGGGYKINLLREALKPYRAEKDRLVLFTDSYDVLFLAPWAKIQEKFATFDASIVFGAEGFCWPDESLKSAYPSLEGRGMRFLNSGLFMGYADKLYKLLKTPSKDTEDDQLYYTKAYLDEELRQELNIKLDHTATLFQNLNGVEEQVVLSLEPTEKEATLTNSEYNTKPAIVHGNGPSKLTLNSYANYLAGAFVDGECQTVQEDRVTLEKDGPLPLVTMALYVEKPTPFLEEWFGTIAKLNYPADRLDVLVHSNVAYHAATVKAFVDRHEGHYRSLKVIEHDADFTETAARNFAAKHCEQRGCDYLFVVDSEGHLDDANVLRSLIEANRNVIAPVLTRPEKVWSNFWGALSGQGFYARSNDYMDIVSRKLLGLWNVPFISIVYLVKRAILPDLSYELQETDPDMAMCWHFRSKGIFMHVINTEQYGHLIDTEYFDMTRTHPDFYQLFNNRHDWEQRYLAPAYKQQLEDTFVPQQPCPDVYWFALGSDRFCDELRDIVEAFGEWSDGSHTDKRLQGGYEAVPTRDIHMNQVGLEQLWLKLLQLYVRPLQEKVFVGYFHDPPRSLMNFVVRYRPDEQPSLRPHHDSSTYTINVALNTVGVDYEGGGCRFLRYNCSVTDTRKGWMLMHPGRLTHFHEGLVTTKGTRYIMISFVDP